One genomic segment of Hordeum vulgare subsp. vulgare chromosome 2H, MorexV3_pseudomolecules_assembly, whole genome shotgun sequence includes these proteins:
- the LOC123425402 gene encoding probable 6-phosphogluconolactonase 2 has translation MEREMTASYEPKLNSEIRIFESSDEIVTDLAEYISQVSEISVKERGYFAIALSGGPLVSFLGKLCEAPYNKTLDWSKWYVFWSDERAVAKNHADSNYKLTKEGFLSKVPILSGHVYSINDNATVEDAATDYEFDIRQLVKVRTVGVSESTDCPKFDLILLGMGSDGHVASLFPNHQALELKDDWVTYITDSPQPPPERITFTLPVINSASNIAILATGIDKANAVHLAVSDSSDGPDALTSLPARMVQPTDGKLVWFLDKAAASSLEALSDDAYEQQHREY, from the exons ATGGAGAGGGAAATGACTgcctcatatgagccaaaactgaATAGTGAAATACGGATTTTTGAGAGTTCAGATGAGATAGTAACAGATCTAGCTGAGTATATCTCCCAAGTTTCAGAAATCTCTGTTAAAGAAAGGGGATACTTCGCTATTGCACTGTCTGGAGGGCCCCTTGTCAGTTTTTTGGG GAAACTCTGTGAAGCGCCATACAACAAGACACTGGATTGGTCTAAATGGTACGTATTCTGGTCTGATGAACGTGCTGTAGCGAAGAACCATGCAGACAGTAACTATAAGTTAACAAAAGAAGGATTTCTATCGAAG GTACCTATTCTGAGTGGCCATGTCTACTCCATAAACGACAACGCCACGGTGGAGGACGCAGCGACGGACTACGAATTTGACATCAGGCAGCTGGTCAAGGTCCGCACCGTAGGAGTCTCGGAGAGCACCGACTGCCCCAAGTTTGATCTCATCCTCCTTGGCATGGGCTCCGACGGGCATGTGGCCTCATTGTTCCCCAACCACCAAGCCCTCGAACTGAAAGACGACTGGGTCACCTACATCACGGACTCCCCACAGCCTCCACCCGAGAGGATCACCTTCACCCTCCCTGTAATAAACTCGGCATCAAACATAGCGATCCTAGCGACGGGCATCGACAAGGCAAACGCAGTGCATTTAGCTGTGTCTGACAGCAGCGACGGCCCAGACGCCCTCACATCCCTGCCTGCCAGGATGGTCCAGCCAACGGACGGGAAGCTGGTGTGGTTTCTGGACAAGGCGGCCGCCTCATCGCTCGAGGCGCTGTCGGACGACGCCTACGAGCAGCAGCATCGTGAGTACTAA